aCAAGGTAGCAGTTTATCCTTGATAACGATGGAATTGTGCGGTACGTCATTGCAAGACAGATTACAGGACTCGATTCTGTTGAGGGAGAAGCGGGTTTCCATTTGGCGGGACATCGCCTGCGCCCTTCAATTCTGTCACAATTTTGCGGTGATACACGCGGATGTAAAAGCGACTAATATCCTAATGACTGCAGATGATCGAGCTAAGCTCACCGACTTCGGTAGCTCTATATTGATCGGCGAACCACACATTTCGACGAGACCACGAGTatgcatatacaatttttatcactAAAGTGGCTGACATGTTCCCTAATTCTTCTTGAgtcaatttctaaattaattgtatgatAAAATCAAAGCTAATTACGAGTggattacaaatatataagttttgtgAGTGTAGCTCACCTTTTactatttcaaagaaaattctAAAGATTTCAAGTCTAACAGTTTAGAGTCTATTTTCTTTGGAACAATAAAGCTTCCATTCAAACATTCTAAGTATTTTCCAGCAAGTTACATAGTGCCTTGATAACAGTGTAACATTGTGTTTGAATACAGTGTTCTAGCAATGACATAATGTTATACTGTTTAACACAATAAAAACTTAAGTAGATACATGTAAATCTCTCACTATCAACACTGCAATATTtactacaaatatatttagaataagtttaacaaatttggattattAGAAATCACAattcttctatatatatataattacaatgataatgcatttatacgttttaaaacatttttttgttttatttaaaaaaaatatatatatatatatattcgggGTTACAACagcaatatttgtaatattgataaaaataaatatggagAATTGTAATACATTCTAGCAATATTCTCAGAAATTAAAGGAGCTTTCCAGCAAGACGGTGCAATACAGTGTTCACTAGTGTGAGAGAAATATATCAGTGTGTCTCACTCACACTGGTATATATCATGTTACACTATGTCTTGCTGGAAAGCTCCTTTAATTTCTGAGAATATTGCTAGAATGtaacatgaaatattataacataatgaAATTTAGCATATCCTAGCTGTTAAACACCttctgaaatttatatatttgtaatctaCTTATCTTTAGCTTCACAAAATTAATAGAGAAATcgactaaagaaaaattggagAACATCACCAATGGCAACTTAACCACACTCTTTAtacttgaaaagaaaattgtttcaactttttctttataattttaaagatatatatttgccCTATTACAGTAATCAATaatcatacaatattttattattttaaaaaagagaaaaatttgtgtACCTCTTCATCAGGGTACACCAGGTTACACGGCACCAGAAGTGCTCAAAGGAGATGTACCTACATTTGCCGCCGACGTTTACTCATTAGGAATCGTGGCTTGGCAAATGCTGTCTCGGAAAGTACCCTTCCACGGATTGCATAGTCAtactatcatatatatttctgtaaaagGAACGCGTCCTAAAAGTGAAACTCTTGATGATGAATTTGGTGGAAGATACACAGAACTGTTCAAAGCAGCATGGTCACAGAATATCACAGACAGACCAACACTAAgtgaaataatcaataaactCAATCtcttataatcaattattaatatttatttatctgtgAAAACAAGCTTTTAAGTATACTTGGATTTTACTTGTGATACATAGCTAGATTACCATTCATGtcttaataagataaattctAAGAATGATACATGCTTAATATGAAGCATTGAAAATCAGTTTTATGTATCTGGCATCTCGCCACCAGGTACCaactggaaaaaaaattaataaaataaataaaagtcatTGCCCATATTCTCTTTTGCCTGGtttctattttgaaaatcttaaaTCTCTTAAAACTGAATGGAATATTAGATagcatcaataaaaaataccaTAGTGATGTTGCTGCCATTGAGAAGAATTTGATCCAATTTTGTAACTCTACGGCCTTCGGGGGTTGCCTCACTTTCTGTCACATCTTCCAATAACATGTTGACAAAATCGTCGAAACCTTGCAAAGTTCCTACAATTTCTTTGTCATTTTTCATAATGATATGTATTCTAGAACCAATGCACTTGTCGACTAATTCTGCAAATAATGTTATGATTGAATGAATCGAGactgattaatttatataatattaaattttttaaaaaagaaaagagatttaaaGGAACagcatttatacatacaaattgattattaattgatttaccTAAAGGCAATAACGTAGACGGATTTGTGCTCACCGAAGTAGCCATAGTGACTTATAACTTGTatgtgtattatgtatataccaTATCCCATTGAACATTGAACTATATCCACagaacatataattatatcgtaaCCATAGAGATAGTAAAAATCAAAGAGGAAAGAAACTAAGGAGGGAATGTATCGGTAGTAGGAATACAATTCACTGGGGACGGAAGTACTCGGGCAGCCATCTTAAGCGTCGACTTTGGTGACATGCGCCTGTTTCTATGGCCGGTATTtatagtccgttcttatacagtcggacctcttatcctatgaCCCTCTTAGGTCTTGCGcacaatagaaaaaatattaaatattaaatattaaatattaaatattatattattttaaaacgagaaaataaatgaactAACGCACAATGCATTGAGAATTAggaataaagaattaaaattacggaatataaatattaaatattaaactcaTACTATTATGGCGGCATATTCCAAATCTTACTAAATTCCTCAGAAATATGAAGCCAATCTCTTTCATTAggttgttttaaataaataggtGACAATCTATCAATAATAACTAAGCATGTTTCAACAATTATAGCACGAACAGTTGATTCACTCACACGATGATGTAATGCaatggaaaaaattgattctccACTAGCtagaaatctaataataaataaaataaatatatattagacaaacatgattttatttttacaaagtatatGCATtaagtttacaaaaaaatagaacattcttaaaagaaaatttaaaaatattaattttaaacatcttaaaaatgtatctattttttttgtaaactattattgtagtaatacaaaatttaaaaaaaaataaataaatataccttagtgtaattaataaacactGTTCTGGAGTTAAAGCTTTCTTTAAACTAGTTTTCTTTAGAAagggagaaattttttatatatttctaacgtCATTCTGGTATAACGGAAAAAGTGATCAGCATCATTTTTAAACTCTTCTATAAAAGGgatgaaattatttagattatctctttgtaaattaataggACGGACTCACCAGTGCCTATTTTTCCAaagtttatgtttattattttttctttttaatagcaTAATTcccattaatttaaaaataaaataggaaaataaaaatat
Above is a genomic segment from Anoplolepis gracilipes chromosome 3, ASM4749672v1, whole genome shotgun sequence containing:
- the Mos gene encoding proto-oncogene serine/threonine-protein kinase mos isoform X2, with the translated sequence MASPRRLIPTLKHLSPRSLENVSNIRASSPKTPNVLKTVKNENLLSPFNIDTPNRIRLLRNGLPKKHHPVLGTGAFGTVYKALYKGDQVAAKIIQRKLNDNEVINSEKHAAALRHANIVKILNIEQGSSLSLITMELCGTSLQDRLQDSILLREKRVSIWRDIACALQFCHNFAVIHADVKATNILMTADDRAKLTDFGSSILIGEPHISTRPRGTPGYTAPEVLKGDVPTFAADVYSLGIVAWQMLSRKVPFHGLHSHTIIYISVKGTRPKSETLDDEFGGRYTELFKAAWSQNITDRPTLSEIINKLNLL
- the Mos gene encoding proto-oncogene serine/threonine-protein kinase mos isoform X1, which encodes MASPRRLIPTLKHLSPRSLENVSNISRASSPKTPNVLKTVKNENLLSPFNIDTPNRIRLLRNGLPKKHHPVLGTGAFGTVYKALYKGDQVAAKIIQRKLNDNEVINSEKHAAALRHANIVKILNIEQGSSLSLITMELCGTSLQDRLQDSILLREKRVSIWRDIACALQFCHNFAVIHADVKATNILMTADDRAKLTDFGSSILIGEPHISTRPRGTPGYTAPEVLKGDVPTFAADVYSLGIVAWQMLSRKVPFHGLHSHTIIYISVKGTRPKSETLDDEFGGRYTELFKAAWSQNITDRPTLSEIINKLNLL
- the LOC140663705 gene encoding U6 snRNA-associated Sm-like protein LSm5 isoform X1, translated to MGYGIYIIHIQVISHYGYFELVDKCIGSRIHIIMKNDKEIVGTLQGFDDFVNMLLEDVTESEATPEGRRVTKLDQILLNGSNITMLVPGGEMPDT
- the LOC140663705 gene encoding U6 snRNA-associated Sm-like protein LSm5 isoform X2 is translated as MATSVSTNPSTLLPLELVDKCIGSRIHIIMKNDKEIVGTLQGFDDFVNMLLEDVTESEATPEGRRVTKLDQILLNGSNITMLVPGGEMPDT